GCCGCCGCTCAGGGTCCTGGGCTTCGGCTCGCGGCCCTCCAACCGCGGCAAGGGCGTCGACACCCTGACCCTCCCGCCGGCCCGCTACGACGAGGCCGAGGTCCGGCGGTTCGCCTTACTGCGGGACATGTTGCGCGAGGCCATCCAGATGAAGGACGTCGCCCTGCTCGGCTCGGTGGCGACGGCGAGCGCGGAGACCAACCAGCGTCATCTGCCGGTTCCGGGTTTCGACCGGATCCGGGACATCCAGCGGACCTGCGGCGCCGTGGGCGTGCAGGTGGCACACAGCGGAGACATCGCGGGGCTGCTCTTCGACCGGGACGACCCCGAGGTCGAGGCGCGCACCGCACAGGCGCAGGAACTTCTGCGCGGCACGGGCATCGACGAGCAGTGGAACTACACAACGGGTGACTGACATGACGACGACGATCCTCCCCAAGGCTCACTCCTCGATCGTGGAGGCCACCGAGCTGCCACGCATCATCAAGGTGAGCGACAACCTCTACGCGGCGGCCTTCACCCTGATGAAGCTGCTGCCCGCCCGCTACATCATCGACCGGGCCGAGGCCGCCGGGGTGCTCACCCCGGGCACCCCGGTCATCGAGACCTCCTCCGGCACCTTCGCGCTGGGCCTGGCGATGGTGTGCGGGCTGCGCGGCTACCCGCTGACCATCGTCGGGGACTCCGCCATCGACCAGGAGCTGCGCACCAGACTGGAGATGCTCGGCACGACGGTGGAGATCGTCGAGCACACCGGCCAGGCCGGCGGCATCCAGGGCGCCCGGCTGGCCCGGGTGGCCGAGCTGTGCCGGCAGCGGCCGGACGCCTTCGTGCCCGGCCAGTACGACAACCCCGACAACCCGGGGGCCTACGGGATCGTCGCCGACCTGATCGGCGACACGGTCGGCTCCGTCGACTGCCTGGTGGGGCCGGTCGGTTCGGGCGGTTCGACGGGCGGGCTCGCCGCCTCGCTCAGGCCGGGCAACCCGCAGCTGCACCTGGTCGGGGTCGACACCCACGGCAGCATCATCTTCGGCACCCCCGACGCCCCGCGCACCCTGCGCGGCCTGGGCAGCAGCATCCACCCGGGCAACGTGCGGCACTCGGCGTACGACGAGGCGCACTGGGTGACCGCGGCGGAGGCGTTCCACGCGACCCACGAGCTGTACCGCAGCCACGGCCTGTTCATGGGCCCGACCAGCGGCGCGTCCTTCCAGGTGGCGTCCTGGTGGGCGGCGCAGAACCCGGACAGCACGGTGGTGATGGTGCTGCCCGACGAGGGCTACCGCTACCAGTCCACGGTCTACAACGACGGCTGGCTGCGCGGGCAGGGCATCGTCCCGGCACCCGCGCCGGGCGGCGGCCCCCTCACCGTGGAGCACCCGCTGGACGCGGCGCCGGTCTGGTCCCGGCTGCTGTGGGCGCGGCGCGGCTTCGACGACGTGATGATGCCGGAGATCGCGTCATGAGCGGGCTGCTGCTTCTGGTGGAGTCCAACACCACCGGCACCGGGCGGCTGTTCGCCCGGCGAGCTGCCGAACTGGGTGTGGTTCCGGTCCTGTTGAGCACGGATGCGGCGCGCTATCCGTACGCGGCCGAGGACGGCCTGCGGACCGTGGCCGTGGACACCTCCGACGAGGGCGAACTGTGGGCGGCGGCCGAGGCGTTGGCCGCCGAGGCGCCGATCGCGGGTGTGCTGACCAGCTCCGAGTACTACGTCCCGGCCGCGGCGGCACTGGCCGCCCGCCTCGG
This is a stretch of genomic DNA from Streptomyces sp. NBC_00285. It encodes these proteins:
- a CDS encoding PLP-dependent cysteine synthase family protein; translated protein: MTTTILPKAHSSIVEATELPRIIKVSDNLYAAAFTLMKLLPARYIIDRAEAAGVLTPGTPVIETSSGTFALGLAMVCGLRGYPLTIVGDSAIDQELRTRLEMLGTTVEIVEHTGQAGGIQGARLARVAELCRQRPDAFVPGQYDNPDNPGAYGIVADLIGDTVGSVDCLVGPVGSGGSTGGLAASLRPGNPQLHLVGVDTHGSIIFGTPDAPRTLRGLGSSIHPGNVRHSAYDEAHWVTAAEAFHATHELYRSHGLFMGPTSGASFQVASWWAAQNPDSTVVMVLPDEGYRYQSTVYNDGWLRGQGIVPAPAPGGGPLTVEHPLDAAPVWSRLLWARRGFDDVMMPEIAS